GAAGAGAAGGATATGAGGATGCCTCGATACCCTTCTCCAGAATTGATTACTTCAGCTTCTCTAATTCTCCCTGCATAACTTTCAATGCTTCTTCAGGGCTCTTTTTACCATTCACCACATTTTCTAGTTCCTTTGTGATCAGGTCACTCATTTTACTCCAATCTTCAATTACTGGAGGTAAAACAAGCGTATCCATAGCTTCAAAAATAACTTCCCTGCTTTCTGGAGGAGTTTGTTCCAGGTAAGGCTTTAAGATCTCTTCATTTGTAATTGCTGGGAGTTCCCATGAACTTGCAATTCGAATTTCTGCCGCTTCGTTACTAGCGCTCATAAAGCGTGCAAATTTATAAGCTGCGTTTTGAGCATCAGAGTCCTTTGAAACTGCTAATCCATTTGCGAAGAAGTGGTGAGCCTTTTGAGTATTGCCTGCTTCAAGTGCAATATCCCATTTGAATGGTGCATCTTTAAAAGCGGATAGCATCCATATTCCAGTATGCAGAATACCGATTTGACCGTTCTTAAACAAATCTTCTGGTGACTGGCCAGAAAGATCACCTACAGAAGGAGTCACTTTATATTTGTTCACCTTATCAACCATGTATTGAAGTGCTTCTGCATTTTCAGGGCTATCGATTGTTACTTCTGATTTATCTTTATTGAATACAGATCCACCATTCTGAGCGATAACCTTATAGAATTCATGGAACTGAATCGGTGCATAAGTACCCCAGATCTTTTCATCCTTGTTGGTGAGTTTTTGAGCTGCTGCTAATTCATCTTCCCATGTCCATT
This window of the Mesobacillus jeotgali genome carries:
- a CDS encoding ABC transporter substrate-binding protein; this translates as MTQKKLVSAIVLLFMLTFTVLAGCSDSEKSSGDSKDEKVTINYFTFSPGTDHEKDLQDMISAFEKQNPNVKVDYEIAAYDDYFTKLQTMIAGGKAPDVFELNYENFVSYASKGALADLSKYIEEDKDFDPSKLNQEAYKAYQYEGKQYGMVESFSNVVTFYNKDLFDKAKVDYPTAEWTWEDELAAAQKLTNKDEKIWGTYAPIQFHEFYKVIAQNGGSVFNKDKSEVTIDSPENAEALQYMVDKVNKYKVTPSVGDLSGQSPEDLFKNGQIGILHTGIWMLSAFKDAPFKWDIALEAGNTQKAHHFFANGLAVSKDSDAQNAAYKFARFMSASNEAAEIRIASSWELPAITNEEILKPYLEQTPPESREVIFEAMDTLVLPPVIEDWSKMSDLITKELENVVNGKKSPEEALKVMQGELEKLK